Proteins encoded within one genomic window of Anastrepha ludens isolate Willacy chromosome 4, idAnaLude1.1, whole genome shotgun sequence:
- the LOC128860344 gene encoding 1-acyl-sn-glycerol-3-phosphate acyltransferase gamma-like codes for MSSLAALKRLRLIHLCIAITFFISGLVINLVQLILHVGLKPFNVVLFRRIMYYLCYSLNSQLLFVAEWYSNSKLDIYMDPYDFKKYSGKEHTMLIMNHTYEIDWLAGWMFTEKNGVLGNCKAYAKKAIAYVPAIGWAWYFAEFVFLERSFDKDKEIIARQLKEVFAYPDPVWLLLNAEGTRFTQKKHEASVKFAQERGMPLLKHHLIPRTKGFTASLPTLRGRCPAIYDINLAFKKDAKNPPTISSLLNGLPVEAYIFIRRIPLEDVPENEVEAAEWLQNLFREKDRIIDSFHTTGSFFETSGFKEVPVMRFKYRPYNMLNFILWAVFSISLILYYLVSSFLSQNWIGLSIAVGILLAIYILMVKSINMSKISKASSYGSEAQTHPKSN; via the exons ATGTCTTCACTTGCGGCGCTTAAAAGGTTAAGACTGATACACTTATGCATTGCCATAACTTTCTTTATATCTGGTCTGGTGATAAATCTAGTGCAGTTAATATTGCATGTGGGCTTGAAACCTTTCAATGTCGTGCTATTCAGACGCATCATGTATTACCTCTGCTATTCGCTGAACTCCC AGCTACTCTTTGTTGCTGAatggtattcgaatagtaaattAGATATTTACATGGATCCATATGACTTTAAGAAGTATAGTGGGAAGGAGCATACCATGCTTATAATGAATCATACATATGAAATTGACTGGCTGGCCGGTTGGATGTTTACAGAAAAGAATGGTGTTTTGGGCAACTGCAAGGCTTATGCCAAGAAAGCCATTGCATATGTGCCTGCAATTGGTTGGGCTTGGTATTTCGCGGAATTTGTCTTTTTGGAGCGTTCGTTCGACAAGGATAAAGAGATAATTGCACGCCAGCTGAAAGAAGTGTTTGCCTATCCAGATCCTGTGTGGTTGCTGTTGAATGCTGAGGGCACTAGATTTACGCAGAAGAAGCACGAAGCTTCTGTTAAGTTCGCGCAAGAGCGTGGCATGCCTTTGTTGAAACACCACTTAATACCGCGCACAAAGGGTTTCACTGCAAGCTTGCCTACCTTACGTGGTCGTTGTCCAGCTATTTATGACATTAATTTGGCCTTCAAAAAGGATGCAAAG AATCCACCGACTATTTCCTCTCTACTAAACGGACTGCCGGTAGAAGCTTACATATTCATACGTCGCATTCCACTTGAGGATGTACCTGAAAATGAGGTGGAGGCTGCTGAGTGGCTTCAAAACTTGTTCCGCGAGAAAGATCGCATTATCGATAGCTTCCACACAACAGGCAGCTTCTTTGAAACGTCTGGCTTTAAGGAAGTTCCTGTTATGCGCTTTAAATATCGCCCATATAATATGTTGAATTTCATTCTTTGGGCAGTATTCTCGATATCGTTAATACTCTACTATTTAGTATCTTCATTTTTGTCACAAAACTGGATTGGGCTTTCGATTGCTGTCGGCATACTTTTGGCAA TCTACATACTTATGGTGAAATCGATTAATATGTCAAAAATCAGCAAAGCGTCATCATATGGTTCCGAAGCACAAACACATCCAAAGTCCAATTAA